From the genome of Pukyongia salina, one region includes:
- a CDS encoding sterol desaturase family protein, translated as MEAFLNFFETMPVWMKAGWIVFLLAFFWILEGNYSLVRFQYKKWKHARINIFLLVLVMVINTVFGVITTWLFVWLGESQFGLLYLINAPVWVELLLSILVLDLVAQYTVHYLLHKVPFMWRLHIVHHSDKHVDVTTGTRHHPFDFIIRETFALLALVIMGMPIAYYFLYRILTILFTYFSHANIALPGWLDKGLCLLFVTPNMHKFHHHYQMPWTDSNYGSIFSFWDRLFGTFVYDDTSKIKYGIDVADHRDDENIAVQLRIPFDRSVGKMQR; from the coding sequence GTGGAGGCCTTTCTCAACTTTTTTGAAACCATGCCTGTGTGGATGAAGGCTGGTTGGATTGTTTTTCTGCTTGCTTTTTTCTGGATTTTGGAAGGCAATTACAGCCTGGTGCGATTTCAATATAAAAAATGGAAGCACGCCAGGATAAATATCTTTCTTCTGGTGCTCGTAATGGTGATCAACACTGTCTTTGGTGTTATCACCACCTGGTTATTTGTCTGGCTGGGCGAATCTCAGTTTGGACTTTTGTACCTAATTAATGCGCCTGTTTGGGTAGAACTGCTGCTTTCCATTCTGGTACTGGATCTGGTTGCACAATATACCGTCCATTATTTACTCCATAAGGTTCCGTTTATGTGGCGACTTCATATTGTACATCACAGCGACAAGCATGTGGATGTAACCACAGGAACAAGACATCATCCGTTCGATTTTATCATTAGAGAGACATTCGCCCTCCTTGCGTTGGTGATCATGGGAATGCCTATTGCTTACTATTTTTTATATAGGATCCTAACCATTTTGTTCACCTATTTCTCTCATGCGAACATTGCCCTTCCAGGTTGGTTGGACAAGGGTCTGTGCTTGCTCTTCGTAACTCCGAATATGCATAAATTTCATCATCATTATCAGATGCCATGGACAGATAGTAATTACGGAAGTATTTTCTCTTTCTGGGATCGCCTCTTCGGAACTTTTGTTTACGACGATACCAGTAAAATAAAATACGGAATTGATGTGGCAGATCACCGCGACGACGAGAATATAGCCGTGCAACTAAGGATTCCTTTTGATAGATCTGTGGGGAAAATGCAGCGTTAA
- a CDS encoding ammonium transporter, with product MGRKLNFIVLTVLVLLSLLFSAEYKFIEGTGSIDSGDTAWMIVASAFVLLMTPGLAFFYGGMVSKKSVISTMLQSFVALGVISVLWVLVGFSLAFGDSIGGIIGNPLTYFNFKGVSLSPNPEFSDSIPFLIFALFQLKFAIITPALITGSFAERIRFRSYILFMVLFSIFIYSPLAHMTWHPDGLLRNWGVLDFAGGTVVHMSAGIAALAGAMYLGKRKERIERPANIPFVILGTGLLWFGWFGFNSGSALGANTDAVIAFANTNLASATSMIAWIFLDRFQNRKMSSLGACIGAIVGLVAITPAAGFVTLGQSIFIGFVAALVSNFAIRLNKRSEIDDTLDVFPSHGVGGIVGMILTGVLAKDVGLIYGETTTFMYHILALVLVAIFTFAGSWVLYKITDMLLSMRVREDQEYRGLDASQHGENIDP from the coding sequence ATGGGCAGAAAACTTAATTTTATAGTGTTAACAGTTTTAGTGCTGTTAAGTTTATTATTTAGTGCTGAATATAAATTTATAGAGGGAACCGGTTCGATAGATTCGGGCGATACGGCATGGATGATCGTTGCCAGTGCTTTTGTGCTTCTCATGACCCCCGGCCTCGCATTCTTTTACGGTGGCATGGTAAGTAAAAAGAGTGTGATATCAACCATGCTCCAAAGCTTCGTTGCCCTTGGCGTGATTAGTGTTTTATGGGTATTGGTTGGCTTCAGCCTGGCTTTTGGGGATAGTATAGGAGGCATCATTGGTAATCCATTAACCTATTTTAATTTTAAAGGGGTAAGCTTATCCCCCAACCCGGAATTTTCAGACTCTATTCCTTTTCTCATCTTCGCCCTGTTTCAGTTAAAATTTGCCATAATTACGCCCGCTTTGATCACCGGAAGTTTTGCAGAAAGGATACGCTTTAGAAGCTACATACTCTTTATGGTTTTGTTTTCCATCTTCATCTATTCGCCTTTAGCGCATATGACCTGGCATCCTGATGGTTTACTTCGTAATTGGGGCGTCCTGGATTTTGCCGGAGGGACAGTGGTCCACATGTCGGCAGGAATTGCCGCCCTGGCCGGTGCGATGTATCTGGGTAAGAGAAAGGAACGTATTGAACGACCTGCCAATATTCCGTTCGTGATCCTTGGTACCGGCCTGTTATGGTTCGGGTGGTTCGGGTTTAATTCGGGCTCTGCACTTGGCGCCAATACAGATGCAGTTATCGCTTTTGCCAATACTAACCTGGCTTCGGCCACCAGTATGATCGCCTGGATCTTTCTGGATAGGTTTCAGAATAGAAAAATGTCGTCCCTGGGTGCCTGTATTGGTGCCATAGTTGGGCTGGTTGCCATTACTCCGGCCGCCGGCTTTGTTACACTTGGACAAAGTATATTCATTGGGTTTGTAGCTGCCCTGGTAAGTAATTTTGCAATCAGACTAAACAAACGCTCCGAAATTGACGACACTCTGGATGTATTCCCCAGCCATGGTGTGGGAGGAATTGTTGGTATGATCCTTACCGGAGTGCTCGCAAAAGATGTAGGACTAATCTATGGTGAAACAACTACTTTCATGTACCACATCCTTGCCCTGGTGCTTGTTGCGATCTTCACGTTCGCAGGAAGCTGGGTGCTTTACAAAATTACAGACATGCTACTGTCTATGCGAGTTCGGGAGGATCAGGAATACAGAGGATTAGACGCCTCACAGCACGGTGAAAATATAGACCCTTAA
- a CDS encoding GNAT family N-acetyltransferase, producing the protein MEIRIKTFDSLTTQELHDLLQLRSEVFVVEQDCVYQDIDGKDIKALHILGYVDTKLAAYTRCFAPGDYFKEAAIGRVVVAGEFRKYGYGHEIMKESIHAIHTHYNSEEIKLSAQTYLTHFYEQHGFKSTGVTYLEDGIPHIAMIKNPA; encoded by the coding sequence ATGGAGATAAGGATAAAAACATTCGATAGTTTAACTACGCAGGAATTGCACGACCTGTTGCAGCTTCGAAGTGAAGTATTCGTGGTAGAGCAAGACTGTGTATACCAGGATATTGATGGCAAGGATATAAAAGCACTTCATATTTTAGGGTATGTTGACACTAAACTCGCGGCATACACAAGGTGTTTCGCGCCCGGAGACTACTTTAAGGAAGCCGCTATAGGCAGGGTTGTGGTTGCCGGCGAATTCAGAAAATATGGTTATGGACACGAGATAATGAAGGAATCGATCCACGCTATCCACACGCATTACAATTCAGAAGAAATAAAACTTTCCGCTCAAACCTACTTAACTCACTTTTATGAGCAGCACGGATTTAAATCTACAGGGGTAACTTATCTTGAAGATGGCATCCCGCATATCGCAATGATAAAAAACCCCGCATAA
- a CDS encoding cation diffusion facilitator family transporter, with protein sequence MAHNHSHHHTHHEHHDVKGRNLLISIFLNLLITVAQVIGGLISGSLALISDALHNFSDVLSLVISYIADRYSKKKASFNKTFGYKRAEIIAAFVNAATLMIVAVYLIFEAIQRFFNPQEIESGLVIWLAFLGIAVNGFSVLLLRKSSKENMNMRSAYLHLLTDMSASVAVLIGGLLMKYYGWYWVDSVLTVLIAIYLIVMGYDLLRNSFRVLMLFTPEDVDLEELRTAISAHPEIKNVHHMHLWQLNEKENHLEAHIDFHRDITLSEFDAILVDVEHILEEDFGINHVNIQPEYQKDDPKDIIVQD encoded by the coding sequence ATGGCTCACAATCATTCACATCATCACACCCATCACGAGCACCATGATGTGAAAGGAAGAAACCTCCTTATATCCATATTCTTAAATCTTCTTATTACTGTTGCCCAGGTTATAGGAGGGCTTATTTCCGGTAGTCTTGCCCTTATTAGTGACGCGCTGCATAATTTTAGTGATGTTTTATCACTGGTTATTAGTTATATAGCTGATAGATATTCGAAAAAGAAAGCTTCTTTCAACAAAACATTTGGATACAAACGCGCCGAAATTATTGCCGCTTTTGTCAATGCTGCCACCCTGATGATCGTTGCTGTATACCTAATTTTTGAGGCAATTCAGCGCTTTTTCAATCCTCAGGAAATTGAGAGTGGTTTAGTGATCTGGCTGGCCTTCTTAGGGATTGCTGTAAATGGTTTCAGTGTTTTATTGCTTCGGAAAAGTTCTAAGGAAAATATGAACATGCGATCTGCATACCTTCATTTATTAACCGATATGTCTGCTTCTGTTGCAGTTTTAATTGGGGGGCTTTTAATGAAATATTATGGATGGTATTGGGTAGATAGTGTTTTAACGGTTCTTATTGCGATCTATTTGATCGTGATGGGATACGATCTTTTACGGAATTCTTTTCGAGTGCTTATGTTGTTCACCCCTGAAGATGTTGATCTCGAAGAATTACGAACAGCGATTTCTGCCCATCCGGAGATCAAGAACGTTCACCATATGCATCTTTGGCAACTAAACGAAAAAGAAAATCATTTGGAGGCGCATATAGATTTCCATCGAGATATCACACTATCCGAATTTGATGCGATTCTAGTTGATGTTGAACACATTTTAGAAGAGGATTTCGGAATAAACCATGTAAACATCCAACCCGAATATCAGAAAGATGACCCTAAAGACATTATTGTACAGGATTAA
- the rpiB gene encoding ribose 5-phosphate isomerase B → MKIAIGNDHAGTDYKNAIVSYLESEGHTVSNFGTNTNDSVDYPDFVHPVAQAVSDGDVDMGIIICGSGNGASMTANKHQKVRSALCWTKEISALAREHNNANILSIPARFTSQPQAIDMVKTFIETPFEGGRHQRRVDKIACA, encoded by the coding sequence ATGAAAATCGCTATTGGAAACGACCACGCCGGCACAGATTATAAGAATGCTATAGTGTCTTATTTAGAATCTGAAGGCCATACTGTTAGTAATTTTGGCACGAACACTAATGATAGTGTAGATTATCCCGATTTTGTTCATCCTGTAGCTCAAGCCGTCTCCGATGGAGATGTTGATATGGGAATAATTATCTGCGGAAGCGGAAACGGTGCTTCTATGACGGCAAACAAGCACCAGAAGGTTAGGTCGGCTTTATGTTGGACAAAGGAGATCAGCGCACTTGCCAGAGAGCACAACAATGCAAACATATTAAGTATTCCGGCACGATTCACCAGCCAACCCCAGGCTATTGATATGGTAAAGACTTTTATAGAAACCCCGTTTGAAGGTGGCCGGCATCAACGAAGGGTAGATAAGATCGCCTGTGCATAA